A DNA window from Anaerocolumna sp. AGMB13020 contains the following coding sequences:
- a CDS encoding ABC transporter ATP-binding protein, producing the protein MKSYVGTIAVEGKHIVKNFRIGNTTTKVLEDVSLQVMQGEFVSIMGPSGSGKSTLLYILGGLDTPTGGGVYLNGADISNLKDESMSRLRRQKIGFVFQFYNLIPNLNVEENIMLPLLLDGKKMRDYKKQLNYILEVVGLSDRRKHTPRELSGGQQQRVAIARALIGEPEILFADEPTGNLDSKTGAEIMHLLRSINRESGQTILMVTHSPEAAQSSGRIITVRDGVIE; encoded by the coding sequence ATGAAATCATATGTTGGCACTATTGCCGTAGAAGGCAAACATATTGTTAAAAATTTCAGGATTGGTAATACCACCACAAAGGTATTGGAGGATGTATCCTTACAGGTCATGCAAGGAGAATTTGTGTCTATCATGGGACCCTCCGGCTCCGGAAAAAGTACTTTGCTTTATATCCTCGGTGGATTAGATACCCCCACCGGAGGCGGTGTTTATCTGAATGGAGCAGATATATCCAACTTAAAAGATGAAAGTATGAGCAGGTTACGCCGTCAAAAAATAGGGTTTGTATTTCAATTCTATAATCTTATTCCCAATCTGAATGTTGAAGAAAATATCATGCTTCCTTTGCTACTCGACGGTAAGAAAATGAGAGATTATAAGAAACAGTTAAATTACATCCTGGAAGTAGTAGGTTTATCTGACAGGCGCAAGCATACTCCGCGGGAATTGTCAGGGGGACAGCAGCAGCGTGTGGCAATCGCCCGTGCATTGATTGGAGAACCTGAGATTCTATTCGCAGATGAACCCACAGGAAATCTGGACAGTAAAACCGGGGCGGAAATTATGCATTTGTTACGCAGTATCAACCGTGAAAGCGGACAGACCATCCTCATGGTAACACATTCGCCGGAGGCTGCCCAAAGCAGCGGCCGCATCATCACAGTCCGGGATGGGGTAATTGAGTAA
- a CDS encoding AAA family ATPase, with protein MSNYKEVKQELLHYIMARTPLVIINTTERERAEKMLRELAAEKQLDLLYYTDAKQLKNLNSAGGAYDTQEDPLGYFLGTFKKQRHCTIALGDVKRISDDNVYSRELLNILYMAKETAGVFILITPDTVWTRLLQFGMITTLDLPDLQERTYQLEEFIHTYRGRFMINLDNQDIARMAVLLRGFSEIQIDNILSAEIIGSNGLDKSRIYGLTEQKQRLYARSASVQYINDSRKYRVAGMGNLKAWLAEKRKVFFMPEEVLYKYDLVPPKGILLVGVPGCGKSLSAKLISQEWELPLFRLDVGAIFDKWVGESEKKMREALQYIENVSPCVLWIDEIEKVLATSDSGNETGKRVLGDFLFWLQEANSKVFMVATANDVKALPYELYRKGRFSEIFFVGLPNEEERKEVILHYMERTMKLVPKEQELDELVRKTDRYSYSDIENAIKDVAQKLLINGYIPGVTPLNSEIIKKELLSSVSKIIPISRTNAELVEDICKWGEEKAINVTKQQEAVR; from the coding sequence ATGAGCAATTACAAGGAAGTAAAACAGGAATTATTACATTATATCATGGCCAGAACACCCTTAGTAATCATTAATACTACGGAAAGAGAACGTGCCGAGAAGATGTTAAGAGAACTTGCGGCTGAGAAACAGTTGGATTTACTTTATTACACTGATGCCAAGCAGTTAAAGAATTTAAATAGTGCAGGGGGAGCCTATGATACCCAGGAGGATCCTCTGGGCTATTTCCTGGGAACCTTTAAGAAGCAGCGTCACTGTACCATAGCGCTGGGTGATGTAAAGAGGATATCCGATGATAATGTATATTCCAGGGAATTATTGAACATACTATATATGGCGAAGGAAACTGCAGGGGTATTCATACTTATAACACCTGATACAGTATGGACCAGACTGTTGCAGTTTGGGATGATTACTACCCTTGATCTTCCGGATCTGCAGGAAAGAACCTACCAGCTGGAAGAATTTATACATACATACAGAGGAAGGTTTATGATTAACCTGGACAACCAGGATATTGCAAGAATGGCTGTACTGCTTCGTGGCTTTTCAGAAATACAGATTGATAATATTCTTTCTGCTGAGATAATCGGCAGCAATGGTTTGGACAAATCAAGAATTTATGGACTTACAGAACAGAAACAACGGTTGTATGCCAGAAGTGCCAGTGTTCAATATATCAATGACAGTCGTAAATATAGAGTTGCCGGTATGGGGAATCTAAAAGCCTGGCTGGCTGAAAAGAGAAAAGTATTTTTTATGCCGGAGGAAGTTCTTTATAAGTACGATCTGGTACCTCCCAAAGGAATCTTACTGGTAGGCGTACCTGGCTGCGGTAAATCTCTGTCTGCCAAATTGATTTCACAGGAGTGGGAACTTCCGTTATTCAGACTGGATGTTGGGGCAATTTTTGATAAATGGGTGGGCGAGAGTGAGAAAAAGATGAGAGAAGCTCTGCAATATATTGAAAATGTTTCTCCTTGTGTTTTATGGATCGATGAAATAGAAAAAGTACTTGCTACTTCGGACTCCGGAAACGAAACCGGTAAGAGGGTGTTGGGAGACTTTCTCTTTTGGCTTCAGGAAGCTAACAGCAAAGTGTTTATGGTAGCAACTGCAAATGATGTAAAAGCGCTTCCTTACGAATTGTATCGAAAGGGACGCTTTTCTGAAATCTTTTTTGTAGGACTGCCAAACGAAGAAGAACGTAAAGAAGTGATTCTTCATTATATGGAACGAACTATGAAGCTGGTACCAAAGGAACAGGAGCTTGACGAACTGGTGAGAAAAACGGACAGGTATTCCTATTCAGATATTGAAAATGCAATTAAGGATGTGGCACAGAAGTTGCTTATAAACGGGTACATCCCAGGTGTTACTCCGTTAAACAGTGAAATTATTAAGAAGGAACTTCTCTCCTCCGTTTCTAAGATAATACCAATATCCAGAACGAATGCAGAACTGGTAGAGGACATCTGCAAATGGGGTGAGGAAAAGGCTATCAACGTAACAAAACAGCAGGAGGCGGTAAGGTGA
- a CDS encoding response regulator transcription factor: protein MINILVVEDDAELNRIVCTYLNDSGFQAKGCLNANTAYEEMYNTIYELIVSDIMMPEIDGFEFARTVRRVNQTIPILFMSAKDDLPSKQKGFQLGIDDYMVKPIVLDELVLRLRALLRRANIEMERRLIIGNLILDADAVTATIGEEEVTVTTREFNILYKLLSYPKKTFSRAQLMDEFWGIDTDTSLRAVDVYVTKLRDKFSTCDGFKIVTVRGIGYKAVLS, encoded by the coding sequence ATGATTAATATATTGGTGGTAGAAGATGATGCAGAATTAAACAGAATTGTATGTACGTATCTAAACGACAGTGGTTTTCAGGCAAAAGGCTGCTTGAATGCCAACACGGCTTATGAAGAAATGTATAATACTATATATGAACTAATCGTGTCTGATATTATGATGCCGGAAATAGACGGGTTTGAGTTTGCAAGAACTGTACGTCGGGTTAACCAAACAATACCCATATTATTTATGTCTGCCAAAGACGATCTTCCTTCTAAACAAAAGGGTTTTCAGCTTGGAATAGATGACTATATGGTCAAGCCTATTGTACTGGACGAGCTGGTGCTGCGATTAAGAGCACTTCTTCGCAGGGCAAATATTGAAATGGAGAGAAGATTAATCATTGGAAATCTGATCTTGGATGCAGATGCTGTAACGGCAACCATAGGAGAGGAAGAAGTTACAGTTACTACCAGAGAATTCAATATCTTATATAAGCTGCTGTCCTATCCCAAGAAGACCTTTTCAAGAGCACAGCTAATGGATGAATTCTGGGGAATCGATACAGATACAAGCCTTAGGGCAGTGGACGTTTATGTGACCAAACTAAGGGATAAGTTCTCCACTTGCGATGGGTTTAAAATTGTGACAGTCCGGGGGATTGGCTACAAGGCGGTGTTATCATGA
- a CDS encoding SDR family oxidoreductase: MKNICVITGGGSGMGLAAAKLMGKDYYVIISGRNGKKLESAVHELTEEGIEAEAFVCDVADIHSVEKLACHAKGKGEVTAVIHAAGMSPHMGEAKQIMEVNALGTININNAFHKVMKQGACLIDVSSMSAYLTPKIIMPVGLYKYSVKNPVLFMKKIMKWVNLFPKKVRAGVSYGISKHFVIWFAKQDAARFGKKGARVLSVSPGNFETPMGELEKDEADTYTKYCAIKRIGQPVEIASLFQYCVSPEAGYLTGIDILCDGGLVASGVNPLRKS; encoded by the coding sequence ATGAAGAATATTTGTGTTATAACTGGCGGTGGCAGCGGAATGGGGCTTGCTGCCGCCAAGTTAATGGGAAAAGATTATTATGTAATAATTAGCGGAAGAAATGGAAAGAAATTAGAAAGTGCAGTACATGAGCTTACGGAGGAAGGAATAGAAGCAGAAGCTTTTGTCTGTGATGTAGCAGACATTCATAGCGTTGAGAAGTTAGCCTGTCATGCAAAGGGAAAAGGAGAGGTTACAGCTGTTATCCATGCAGCAGGAATGTCTCCTCATATGGGGGAGGCGAAACAGATAATGGAGGTAAATGCACTGGGAACCATTAATATAAATAATGCTTTCCATAAAGTAATGAAACAAGGCGCCTGTCTTATTGATGTTTCCTCCATGTCAGCCTATCTGACACCCAAAATTATCATGCCTGTAGGCTTGTACAAATACAGTGTGAAGAATCCTGTTCTGTTTATGAAAAAGATTATGAAATGGGTAAATTTATTTCCAAAGAAGGTTAGAGCTGGTGTTTCCTATGGAATATCCAAACATTTTGTCATCTGGTTTGCAAAGCAAGACGCTGCAAGATTTGGAAAGAAAGGAGCAAGAGTCTTATCGGTATCTCCAGGGAATTTTGAGACTCCCATGGGGGAACTGGAAAAAGATGAGGCTGATACATATACAAAGTACTGTGCCATTAAACGAATCGGACAACCGGTTGAAATAGCCAGTCTCTTTCAATATTGTGTCAGCCCGGAGGCAGGTTATCTGACCGGTATTGATATTCTTTGTGATGGCGGACTGGTTGCCTCTGGAGTCAATCCGCTCAGGAAAAGCTGA
- a CDS encoding SDR family NAD(P)-dependent oxidoreductase, translating into MRTQGKSIVVTGGGNGVGRELVLQLLKKGAVVYAVDINEVALKETVKLAGGEGKRLFTYVVDISDKAAVFAFAENVIKDHGKVDGIINNAGIIQPFVYLNELEMDRIERVLNINFYGTLYMVKAFLPHLLKRPEAHIVNVSSMGGFLPVPGQSIYGASKAAVKLLTEGLSSELVDTEVKVSVVIPGGIATDIKKNSNISYKVSGESSKSKMVLSPAKAAELIIRAMEKQKLRTYIGKDCKVMNGLYKLSSSLAMKMINKVMSASEH; encoded by the coding sequence ATGAGAACACAAGGAAAAAGCATTGTAGTAACCGGTGGAGGCAATGGAGTAGGAAGGGAATTGGTATTGCAGCTTCTTAAGAAGGGGGCAGTTGTTTATGCCGTTGATATAAATGAGGTGGCTCTAAAGGAGACCGTTAAGCTCGCGGGGGGTGAGGGTAAAAGATTATTTACTTATGTGGTTGATATATCTGATAAAGCAGCAGTTTTTGCATTTGCTGAAAATGTAATAAAAGACCATGGTAAGGTAGATGGAATTATTAACAATGCAGGAATAATTCAACCCTTTGTCTACTTAAATGAATTGGAAATGGACCGTATTGAAAGGGTCCTGAATATAAATTTTTATGGAACCCTTTACATGGTAAAAGCTTTTTTACCCCACTTGCTAAAGCGCCCTGAAGCACATATAGTTAATGTATCCAGTATGGGAGGCTTCCTGCCGGTACCGGGTCAAAGCATATATGGTGCATCAAAAGCTGCTGTAAAGCTTCTGACAGAAGGGTTATCCTCCGAGCTGGTTGATACTGAGGTTAAAGTTTCCGTTGTCATACCCGGTGGTATTGCTACTGATATCAAAAAGAATTCTAATATATCCTATAAAGTGTCAGGCGAAAGCAGTAAATCTAAGATGGTTTTATCACCGGCAAAGGCAGCTGAACTTATCATTAGGGCTATGGAGAAGCAAAAGCTTCGTACCTATATCGGTAAAGACTGCAAAGTAATGAATGGGTTATATAAATTGAGTTCCTCTCTGGCTATGAAAATGATAAACAAAGTTATGAGTGCCAGTGAACATTAA
- a CDS encoding GGDEF domain-containing protein, whose amino-acid sequence MKEILDEIIERLSIFHDMYTFIRIIDPINKKSYVKQKEEAEYQFVEGHCYDFWKKGRQCANCLSRRTLKTNKYAFKLEMKEERLFLIQTYPVELNNNHYIIEMLKDVTDQGMFINEKADEYQELSGYIKNLNSKIIEDQVTEIYNRRFLEEQLPIDLERAKANADSLAVIIVDVDRFKQINDTQGHPAGDSILKQLSSIFKDSIRASSDWIARYGGDEFIILLYHVTEDQVIKITEEFRRQVEEAEFYYEDKELHFTCSFGVCLVNGGDYDYNRIIGIADESLYEAKRNGKNKVVIRTDNGVPNDTVNFI is encoded by the coding sequence ATGAAGGAAATTCTTGATGAAATTATTGAAAGACTATCGATTTTTCATGATATGTATACGTTTATCAGGATAATAGACCCTATTAATAAGAAATCTTATGTGAAACAGAAAGAAGAAGCTGAATATCAGTTTGTGGAAGGGCACTGTTATGATTTCTGGAAGAAGGGAAGACAGTGTGCCAACTGTTTGTCCAGGAGAACGTTAAAGACGAATAAATACGCTTTTAAGCTAGAGATGAAGGAGGAAAGGCTGTTTCTTATACAGACTTATCCTGTTGAGCTTAATAACAATCATTATATTATAGAGATGCTAAAGGATGTTACGGATCAGGGAATGTTTATTAATGAGAAAGCTGATGAGTATCAGGAATTATCGGGGTATATTAAAAATCTGAATTCAAAAATCATTGAAGATCAGGTGACCGAAATTTATAACAGAAGATTTTTGGAGGAACAACTTCCTATTGATTTAGAAAGAGCAAAAGCTAATGCTGATTCGCTGGCGGTTATAATCGTAGATGTGGACAGATTTAAGCAGATAAATGACACCCAGGGACATCCTGCCGGTGACAGCATCTTAAAACAACTTTCCTCTATCTTTAAGGATTCCATAAGAGCCTCTTCGGACTGGATAGCAAGGTATGGAGGGGATGAATTTATTATACTTTTATATCATGTAACAGAAGACCAGGTGATTAAGATAACGGAGGAATTCAGAAGGCAGGTTGAAGAAGCGGAATTTTATTACGAGGATAAGGAACTGCATTTTACCTGTAGTTTCGGTGTCTGTCTTGTAAATGGCGGTGATTATGACTATAACAGAATTATAGGTATAGCAGATGAAAGCCTTTATGAAGCAAAACGAAATGGAAAAAATAAAGTTGTTATCAGAACAGACAATGGAGTTCCTAATGATACGGTAAATTTTATTTGA
- a CDS encoding HAMP domain-containing sensor histidine kinase — MDYQNISAIHRVLIIGFWFLCASVFTYLTLRQINYRYEKPMKAFAKATNQVANGDFSVYVPPLHTADKMDYLDYMFLDFNKMVEELGSIETLKTDFISNVSHEIKTPIAVIQNYAELLQKESASEVQCLEYAKSIEEAAKRLSNLITNILKLNKLENQKIKPEVFEYDICRQLSESVIQFVEVLEQKNIEFDADLEDRAIILADETLLELVWNNLLSNAIKFTEPGGAISLKQSSLEDSILVTVTDTGCGMNEDSMKHIFDKFYQGDTSHSKEGNGLGLALTLRVLQLHEGTIKVNSIPGRGTSFTVTLPVFLSDKVEEESLQEDIYL, encoded by the coding sequence TTGGATTATCAGAATATCTCAGCGATTCATAGGGTGCTAATAATTGGTTTTTGGTTTCTTTGTGCATCGGTCTTTACCTATCTGACTCTGAGGCAGATCAACTATCGTTATGAGAAACCCATGAAGGCCTTTGCCAAAGCGACCAATCAGGTGGCAAACGGGGATTTTTCAGTATATGTACCGCCGCTGCATACAGCAGATAAGATGGATTATCTGGATTATATGTTTCTTGACTTTAATAAAATGGTAGAAGAGCTTGGAAGTATCGAGACCCTGAAAACTGATTTTATCTCAAATGTTTCCCACGAGATAAAGACGCCAATTGCTGTTATACAGAATTACGCGGAGCTCCTTCAAAAAGAATCGGCTTCAGAGGTACAGTGCTTAGAGTATGCCAAATCAATAGAAGAAGCGGCAAAACGATTGTCAAATCTGATAACAAACATCTTAAAACTTAATAAGCTTGAAAATCAAAAGATAAAACCAGAGGTCTTTGAATATGATATATGCAGACAATTGAGTGAGTCTGTAATACAATTTGTTGAGGTGTTGGAACAGAAGAACATTGAATTTGATGCGGACTTAGAAGACCGGGCGATTATCCTTGCCGATGAAACACTGCTGGAATTAGTATGGAATAATCTTTTGTCTAATGCTATTAAATTTACGGAACCGGGAGGTGCAATTTCCTTGAAGCAGAGCTCTTTAGAGGACAGTATTCTTGTAACAGTAACGGATACCGGATGTGGTATGAATGAAGACAGCATGAAACATATATTTGATAAATTCTATCAGGGGGATACATCACACTCCAAAGAAGGAAATGGTCTGGGGCTCGCATTAACCTTACGTGTGCTGCAATTACATGAAGGTACGATTAAGGTTAACAGTATCCCCGGTAGAGGAACCTCCTTTACGGTTACCTTGCCAGTGTTTCTTTCGGATAAGGTGGAAGAAGAAAGCTTACAGGAGGATATCTACCTATGA
- a CDS encoding SPFH domain-containing protein, whose product MNISQVLQFGGKIDDLVWKHPIEDFNTSSQLVVEETHEALLVMNGNACDLFGPGKHTLTTPNIPLVQKLINIPTGDESSFPCKVFFINKIHQMDMTWGIPGEITLNDPVYDIFLHVGLCGNLNFVIKDSRKFMLKIVGFRSVFEPQELVAKFRGIIKQYVKSIISKIMNVGKISFFDMNENLFEISDVVREQLVPIFEDYGVEMLLFNIETITVPDEDYEAVKKAKELRSSRIIQGYTWQEERQMNIAEKFAGNEGTMGGIGGALGGFLAGGAFGGNIAELARTALNPDVISKERPPIDLRNIESPLQDKVGRAFDVKEFAEGLHKQNEDSGVSAPSQGANKDIGEQVTKVDTTAKFCTGCGNQVSADMLFCPKCGTKQSKVCANCQTPLMPEAIFCHQCGTKC is encoded by the coding sequence ATGAATATTTCACAGGTTTTACAATTTGGCGGTAAAATAGATGATTTGGTCTGGAAGCATCCAATTGAGGATTTTAATACTTCTTCACAGCTGGTTGTAGAGGAGACACACGAAGCGCTGCTGGTCATGAACGGCAATGCCTGTGATCTCTTTGGACCGGGTAAACATACCCTTACTACACCAAATATTCCCTTGGTACAAAAGCTTATTAATATTCCTACCGGTGATGAGTCTTCTTTTCCCTGTAAGGTATTTTTTATAAACAAAATCCATCAGATGGATATGACCTGGGGAATACCTGGAGAGATTACCCTGAACGACCCCGTTTATGATATCTTTCTCCATGTTGGCTTATGTGGTAACTTAAATTTTGTTATAAAGGACAGTCGTAAATTTATGCTGAAAATAGTGGGATTTCGCAGTGTTTTTGAACCGCAGGAACTGGTAGCGAAGTTTCGTGGAATTATCAAACAATACGTAAAGTCTATTATTTCTAAGATAATGAATGTGGGTAAGATAAGTTTTTTTGATATGAATGAGAATCTCTTTGAGATTTCTGATGTTGTGAGGGAGCAGCTTGTACCTATTTTTGAGGATTATGGTGTTGAAATGCTTCTATTTAATATTGAGACTATTACTGTACCCGATGAGGATTACGAAGCGGTAAAGAAAGCAAAGGAACTGAGATCTTCCCGTATTATACAGGGCTATACCTGGCAGGAAGAAAGACAGATGAACATAGCCGAGAAATTTGCCGGCAATGAAGGAACTATGGGGGGGATAGGCGGAGCGCTTGGAGGATTTCTGGCTGGAGGAGCCTTTGGCGGAAATATTGCCGAGCTTGCAAGGACTGCACTCAATCCAGATGTTATATCAAAGGAGAGGCCTCCGATAGACTTGCGAAATATTGAATCACCCCTGCAGGATAAGGTCGGAAGAGCATTTGATGTAAAGGAATTCGCTGAAGGTCTGCATAAACAGAATGAGGATTCTGGGGTCAGTGCCCCTTCGCAGGGAGCCAATAAGGATATAGGCGAGCAGGTAACGAAAGTCGATACTACTGCTAAATTCTGTACAGGCTGTGGTAACCAGGTATCAGCAGATATGCTTTTTTGTCCGAAGTGTGGGACAAAGCAGTCAAAAGTCTGCGCTAATTGTCAGACACCACTTATGCCGGAAGCCATATTCTGTCATCAATGTGGAACAAAATGCTAA
- a CDS encoding alanine--tRNA ligase, which produces MTASELRRLYVRFFEERGHKEIASASLLPDNDPTVLFTTAGMHPLVPYLLGEKHPEGKRLVNVQKCVRTGDIDEVGDATHLTFFEMLGNWSLGDYRKEESISMSYDFLTDILHIPSDRLAVTVYEGDEQVPKDQEAASIWVRKGLRKEQIFYYGREENWWGPVGETGPCGPDTEIFYDMGVPACSSSCGPSCSCGKYVEIWNNVFMQYNKKADGTYEELQQKNVDTGMGFERVLTVLNGCSQVYETELFIPVISKLNEILQQEKGELSDRNLKIVCEHIRAVTFILGDPRKIKPSNTEQGYIVRRLIRRIIRLLKQAKVERNILKDLAQIIIDQYGDVYGELERNKLFILEQLEREYDIFHKTLDSGLKMAEKYFEELADKKVLSGELAFRLYDTFGFPIEFTAELAKEKGVMVDMESFQEKFQKHQEKSRQGAAGRFKGGLSEQSEVTARLHTATHLLYGALRRVLGSEVTSRGSNITDKRLRFDFSFHRKLTGEELRAITEVVNEAILRDIPVNCVEMPLKEAFQEGAIGLFENKYGETVKVYTIPDYSKEICGGPHAGRTSELKAFRIIKEESSSSGVRRIKAVIG; this is translated from the coding sequence ATGACTGCAAGTGAATTACGAAGACTGTATGTCAGATTTTTTGAGGAAAGGGGGCATAAGGAGATCGCGTCAGCTTCACTTTTGCCGGATAACGATCCTACCGTGTTATTTACCACAGCGGGAATGCATCCTTTGGTACCTTACCTTTTAGGAGAAAAACACCCGGAGGGTAAAAGGCTTGTTAATGTACAGAAATGTGTGAGAACCGGAGATATTGACGAGGTGGGAGATGCTACTCATCTGACATTTTTTGAGATGCTTGGTAACTGGTCCCTTGGAGATTATAGGAAAGAGGAATCCATCTCTATGAGCTATGATTTTCTTACTGACATACTTCATATACCATCAGACAGACTGGCTGTTACCGTTTATGAAGGGGATGAACAGGTGCCAAAAGACCAGGAAGCTGCAAGTATTTGGGTCAGAAAAGGACTTAGGAAAGAGCAGATATTCTACTATGGCAGAGAAGAGAATTGGTGGGGACCGGTTGGTGAGACGGGACCTTGCGGACCGGATACGGAAATCTTTTATGATATGGGAGTGCCTGCCTGCTCCTCTTCCTGCGGACCCAGCTGTTCCTGCGGAAAATATGTGGAGATCTGGAATAATGTGTTTATGCAGTACAATAAGAAAGCAGATGGAACTTATGAGGAATTACAGCAGAAAAATGTAGATACAGGTATGGGTTTTGAAAGAGTGCTCACAGTGCTTAATGGCTGCAGTCAGGTCTATGAGACAGAGCTTTTTATACCGGTAATATCCAAATTAAATGAGATTCTGCAGCAGGAGAAAGGAGAGTTATCCGACCGAAATCTGAAAATTGTCTGTGAGCATATACGTGCCGTAACTTTTATATTAGGAGATCCAAGGAAAATAAAGCCCTCTAATACAGAACAAGGTTACATTGTAAGAAGGCTTATAAGAAGGATTATAAGATTGTTAAAACAGGCGAAGGTAGAAAGGAATATACTGAAGGACCTGGCACAGATAATCATAGACCAATACGGTGATGTTTATGGAGAACTGGAGCGAAACAAATTGTTTATCCTGGAACAGCTTGAGAGAGAGTACGATATCTTTCATAAGACCCTGGATTCTGGATTAAAGATGGCTGAAAAATATTTCGAGGAATTAGCAGATAAGAAAGTATTAAGCGGTGAGCTGGCATTTCGTTTATATGATACCTTTGGATTTCCCATAGAGTTTACAGCAGAACTTGCCAAGGAAAAAGGGGTTATGGTTGATATGGAATCTTTTCAAGAGAAATTCCAGAAACACCAGGAAAAATCAAGACAAGGAGCTGCAGGAAGATTCAAAGGAGGGTTGTCTGAACAAAGCGAAGTAACTGCCAGACTGCATACGGCAACTCATTTATTATACGGCGCGTTGCGTAGGGTTCTTGGAAGTGAGGTAACAAGCAGAGGCAGTAATATCACTGATAAAAGATTAAGGTTTGACTTTTCCTTCCATCGAAAACTCACAGGAGAGGAGCTGAGAGCAATAACAGAGGTTGTAAATGAAGCAATATTAAGGGATATTCCTGTAAATTGTGTGGAGATGCCTCTAAAGGAAGCTTTTCAGGAGGGAGCAATAGGATTATTCGAAAATAAATATGGTGAAACGGTAAAAGTATATACCATACCGGACTATTCAAAGGAAATATGTGGAGGACCCCATGCTGGCAGGACTTCTGAGCTTAAAGCATTTCGTATCATAAAGGAAGAATCTTCTTCGTCAGGTGTTCGAAGAATAAAAGCAGTTATCGGGTAA